One Campylobacter concisus DNA segment encodes these proteins:
- a CDS encoding pectate lyase family protein, producing the protein MLIGSRDSDGSSETRTITVARNVFDNCAQRLPMARNAKVHVYNNFYDSKDGFYDQKYAIGVRFGSLIYAQNNYFTNGVKISYKCNKGTIFESGNIDLSKKAAFAKS; encoded by the coding sequence ATGCTAATAGGCTCAAGAGACTCTGACGGCAGCAGCGAAACAAGGACTATAACGGTCGCTCGTAACGTTTTTGACAACTGCGCGCAACGCCTACCTATGGCACGCAATGCAAAGGTGCACGTCTATAACAACTTTTATGACTCAAAAGATGGCTTCTATGACCAAAAATACGCCATTGGCGTGCGCTTTGGCTCGCTAATATACGCTCAAAACAACTACTTTACAAATGGCGTCAAAATAAGCTACAAGTGTAACAAAGGCACCATTTTTGAAAGCGGCAACATAGACCTTTCAAAAAAGGCAGCGTTTGCGAAAAGCTAA
- a CDS encoding pectate lyase family protein, with amino-acid sequence MFKKILFLVVGALFAFGAETQAGEIKASDSPFGYASVGVEQNFGGYVGKESKEVVVKDRQELVKYAQIGGYVIYVDGLIDLSEGKIPQNGNSDGLDKFISEISGSKFSSYAKFMQAYGASCRANLDSSQDPKLAALRKNLANEYKKLIVVPVASNTTIIGLGENSGIKGGSLLLKNVQNIAIRNIKIEDAFDPFPDIQKNDGFNAQYDGVSIESSKNIWVDHCHFKDTVDLSHVHLAGGELIKWQTYDGTVREIVRLSRSRTTSLKTMTKRC; translated from the coding sequence ATGTTTAAAAAGATATTGTTTCTCGTCGTTGGTGCATTATTTGCATTTGGTGCTGAGACACAAGCGGGCGAGATAAAAGCAAGCGACTCGCCCTTTGGTTACGCTAGCGTTGGAGTAGAGCAAAATTTTGGCGGATACGTCGGCAAAGAGAGTAAAGAAGTCGTCGTAAAAGATAGGCAAGAGCTCGTAAAATACGCTCAAATTGGTGGTTACGTCATCTATGTGGATGGGCTCATAGACCTTAGCGAAGGCAAGATTCCACAAAATGGCAATAGCGATGGGCTGGATAAATTTATAAGTGAGATTAGCGGTAGCAAGTTTAGCTCTTATGCCAAATTTATGCAGGCTTACGGCGCTTCATGCCGTGCAAATTTAGACAGTTCGCAAGATCCAAAGCTAGCAGCGCTTCGCAAAAATTTAGCCAACGAGTACAAAAAGCTCATCGTAGTGCCGGTAGCTAGCAACACCACAATAATCGGCTTAGGCGAAAACTCAGGCATAAAAGGCGGCTCGCTTTTGTTAAAAAATGTCCAAAATATCGCGATCCGCAATATAAAGATCGAAGATGCTTTTGATCCATTTCCAGATATACAAAAAAATGACGGCTTTAATGCGCAATATGACGGCGTCAGCATAGAGTCAAGCAAAAACATCTGGGTAGATCACTGCCATTTTAAGGATACTGTGGATCTTAGCCATGTGCATTTAGCAGGTGGAGAGCTTATTAAATGGCAGACTTACGACGGAACTGTGCGAGAGATAGTGCGGCTATCACGATCTCGCACAACATCTTTGAAAACCATGACAAAACGATGCTAA
- a CDS encoding CinA family protein: MRQSILIIGEDLEINREFLNYIFQSYEDHFGELGVVSFAPKNSKELPFIIENLSKDYDFVSIFGSDENFAIAAKIVATLTGGSLELKDSTTLALKDSLDYSKNSFLASLNNAQINLIKANPNEELGEFLIEYEPDFSYFHLMDIDADSARILMLPLAKTYEVDITLAQILPNLILVRAKSNKFGQIESFLQGVKTLFSQKFIPQKDVIEFIAKRLMQKGLKISFAESCTAGLAAAKFARYGGISASFDGSLVTYANHIKHEWLGVEDEILETYGAVSEPCVKAMVKGTLSTTNADFALAISGIAGPGGGTASKPVGTVYVAAGDRNGNIEVERLLLKGDRNYIREQSVLSAYLCLLRLKSEIFFA, translated from the coding sequence ATGAGACAAAGTATCTTGATAATAGGCGAAGATCTTGAGATAAATAGAGAATTTCTAAACTACATTTTTCAAAGTTACGAGGATCATTTTGGCGAGCTTGGAGTGGTTAGTTTTGCTCCAAAAAATAGCAAAGAGCTACCTTTTATCATAGAAAATTTATCAAAAGATTACGACTTTGTAAGCATTTTTGGCTCGGATGAAAATTTTGCCATCGCCGCAAAGATCGTAGCAACGCTAACTGGGGGCTCACTAGAACTAAAAGACAGCACAACGCTTGCACTTAAAGATAGCTTAGACTACTCAAAAAATAGCTTTTTAGCTAGCCTAAATAACGCCCAGATAAATCTCATAAAAGCTAATCCAAATGAAGAGCTGGGCGAGTTTTTAATCGAATACGAGCCTGATTTTAGCTACTTTCATCTAATGGATATCGACGCAGATAGCGCGAGGATCCTTATGCTGCCACTTGCTAAAACTTATGAAGTCGATATCACTCTTGCGCAGATCCTGCCAAATTTGATACTAGTAAGGGCAAAAAGTAATAAATTTGGTCAGATCGAGAGCTTTTTACAGGGAGTAAAAACGCTATTTTCGCAAAAATTTATCCCACAAAAAGACGTGATCGAATTTATAGCAAAGAGGCTCATGCAAAAGGGGCTTAAAATTTCATTTGCCGAATCTTGCACGGCTGGGCTTGCGGCGGCTAAATTTGCAAGATATGGTGGCATCTCAGCTAGCTTTGATGGCTCGCTAGTAACCTACGCAAACCACATAAAGCACGAGTGGCTTGGCGTCGAGGATGAAATTTTAGAGACCTACGGAGCTGTGAGCGAGCCTTGCGTAAAAGCGATGGTAAAAGGCACACTAAGCACGACAAATGCGGACTTTGCACTTGCCATTAGCGGCATAGCAGGACCAGGTGGTGGCACAGCTAGCAAGCCAGTTGGCACGGTCTACGTCGCAGCTGGCGATAGAAACGGCAACATCGAGGTTGAGAGGTTACTTTTAAAAGGGGATCGCAACTACATTAGAGAACAAAGCGTGCTAAGCGCCTATCTATGCCTACTTCGTCTAAAAAGCGAGATATTTTTCGCGTAA
- the ileS gene encoding isoleucine--tRNA ligase: MDYKETLLLPETNFQMRGNLPQNEPQRLKSWYEDRKVYEKMKKNRQNAVKNFNIHDGPPYANGHLHIGHALNKILKDIITKTHYFYGENVRYVPGWDCHGLPIEQQVEVKLGDKKKDLSKVEIRELCRQHAREFIDIQRDEFKTLGIIGDFENPYMTMKFEFEADIYKALCEIAKKGLLIERSKPVYWSWAARSALAEAEVEYEEKEDYSIYVAFELDGDALEKLGVKEASAVIWTTTPWTLPANQAISLKPDEIYVLTAENLIFAKPLLESVVQSGLSKGEIKKEFKSSLLENTHAINPLNGRKSRFLLGDHVMMDGGTGLVHTAPGHGEDDYYVCLKYGFSEILMPVDDGGCYDESIKHHGLFRSDVIDEFVGMHIFKANEKILELLGKNLLSVSKFRHSYPFCWRTHKPVIYRATKQWFIAMDEAKLGGKTLRQTALKELEKVKFYPSVGIKRIGSMIENRPDWCISRQRDWGVPIAFFRDKATKEVIFDSEILDHIVAIFKEKGADAWWALSIDELLPKGTKYKAENLEKVMDILDVWFDSGSTWHAVLQSDNYDAGKYPASMYLEGSDQHRGWFQSSLLVSTAINSHAPYESILTHGFTVDAKGEKMSKSKGNVIAPQDVAKTHGVEILRLWVGMSDYSSDLKISEDILKQISEQYRKIRNTIRFLLANVNDLESLNTEFNILDKWILARAKKVFDEASACFRNYDFSKGFNILLNFLSADLSGVYLDVCKDRLYCDAKDAPRRRSAQSAMAIITKALLPLIAPTLTYTVDEVMDYAPKIIKGDAKDAFDLVYEPIKFDLSFEDELLFASREKFNEIVDVLKKEKKIKSTLELSLETTNHNITSYDEREVADLYMVSSVKAYDDSETLAEFELEGDKFKIIASNLHKCPRCWKFNASKEDALCPRCEEVISAK, translated from the coding sequence ATGGACTACAAAGAGACACTTTTACTCCCAGAGACAAATTTCCAGATGCGCGGAAATCTCCCACAAAATGAACCACAAAGACTAAAATCATGGTACGAAGACCGCAAGGTTTACGAAAAAATGAAAAAAAACCGCCAAAATGCGGTTAAAAACTTCAACATCCACGACGGCCCTCCGTATGCAAACGGACACCTTCACATCGGCCACGCGTTAAATAAAATTTTAAAAGATATCATCACAAAAACGCACTATTTTTACGGCGAAAACGTCCGCTACGTGCCAGGCTGGGACTGCCATGGTTTGCCGATCGAGCAGCAAGTCGAAGTTAAGCTTGGCGATAAGAAAAAAGATCTTAGCAAGGTCGAGATCAGGGAGCTTTGCAGACAGCACGCGAGAGAATTTATAGATATCCAGCGCGATGAGTTTAAGACTCTTGGTATTATCGGCGACTTTGAAAATCCATACATGACGATGAAATTTGAGTTTGAGGCTGACATCTACAAAGCACTTTGCGAGATCGCTAAAAAGGGCCTTTTGATAGAAAGAAGCAAGCCAGTTTATTGGAGCTGGGCGGCCAGATCGGCGTTAGCTGAAGCTGAGGTCGAGTACGAGGAGAAAGAGGACTACTCTATTTACGTAGCATTTGAGCTTGATGGCGACGCGCTAGAAAAGCTTGGCGTAAAAGAGGCAAGCGCTGTCATCTGGACGACCACGCCTTGGACACTTCCAGCAAATCAAGCCATAAGCCTAAAACCAGATGAAATTTATGTGCTAACGGCTGAAAATTTGATCTTTGCAAAGCCACTACTTGAAAGCGTTGTGCAAAGTGGCCTAAGCAAGGGCGAGATCAAAAAAGAGTTTAAATCAAGCCTACTTGAAAATACTCACGCGATAAATCCATTAAATGGCAGAAAGTCGCGATTTTTACTAGGCGATCACGTCATGATGGACGGGGGTACTGGACTTGTTCATACAGCTCCAGGTCACGGCGAGGACGACTACTACGTCTGTTTGAAATATGGCTTTAGTGAAATTTTGATGCCAGTTGATGATGGTGGCTGCTACGATGAGAGCATAAAACATCACGGACTATTTAGAAGCGACGTGATAGACGAGTTTGTCGGTATGCACATCTTTAAAGCAAATGAGAAAATTTTAGAGCTACTTGGCAAAAATTTACTTAGCGTCTCTAAATTTAGACACTCTTATCCTTTCTGCTGGAGAACGCACAAGCCTGTCATTTATAGAGCCACAAAGCAGTGGTTTATCGCTATGGACGAGGCTAAACTTGGCGGCAAAACGCTTAGACAAACAGCGCTAAAAGAGCTTGAAAAGGTTAAATTCTACCCAAGCGTTGGCATAAAAAGAATAGGCTCTATGATAGAAAATCGCCCAGACTGGTGTATCTCACGCCAGCGTGACTGGGGCGTGCCGATCGCGTTTTTCAGAGATAAAGCGACAAAAGAAGTTATATTTGATAGTGAAATTTTAGACCACATCGTGGCTATCTTTAAAGAAAAAGGCGCTGATGCGTGGTGGGCGCTAAGTATAGATGAGCTTTTACCAAAGGGCACAAAATACAAGGCTGAAAATTTAGAAAAAGTGATGGACATCCTTGACGTTTGGTTTGATAGCGGCTCGACATGGCATGCGGTCTTGCAAAGCGACAACTACGACGCTGGCAAATACCCTGCAAGCATGTATCTTGAGGGCTCAGACCAGCACCGCGGCTGGTTTCAAAGCTCGCTTCTAGTAAGCACAGCTATAAATTCTCACGCACCTTACGAAAGCATCCTAACTCACGGCTTTACTGTCGATGCTAAGGGCGAAAAGATGAGCAAGAGTAAGGGCAACGTCATCGCTCCACAAGATGTGGCCAAAACTCACGGCGTGGAAATTTTACGCCTTTGGGTTGGCATGAGTGATTACTCAAGTGACCTAAAGATAAGCGAAGATATATTAAAACAAATAAGCGAGCAATACCGCAAAATCCGCAATACGATCCGCTTTTTACTAGCAAACGTAAATGATCTTGAGAGCTTAAATACAGAGTTTAACATCCTTGATAAATGGATATTAGCTCGTGCTAAAAAGGTCTTTGACGAGGCGAGCGCTTGCTTTAGAAATTATGACTTTTCAAAGGGCTTTAACATCCTTTTAAATTTCTTATCAGCCGATCTTAGCGGCGTCTATCTTGACGTTTGTAAAGATAGACTTTACTGCGACGCAAAAGACGCCCCAAGAAGAAGATCAGCTCAAAGCGCAATGGCGATCATAACAAAGGCACTTTTGCCACTCATCGCCCCAACGCTTACTTACACCGTTGATGAGGTGATGGACTACGCTCCAAAGATCATCAAAGGCGACGCAAAAGACGCGTTTGATCTAGTCTATGAGCCAATCAAATTTGACCTTAGTTTTGAAGATGAGCTGCTTTTTGCCAGTAGGGAGAAATTTAACGAGATCGTGGATGTTCTTAAAAAAGAGAAAAAGATAAAATCAACCCTCGAGCTAAGCCTAGAGACCACAAACCATAACATCACAAGCTACGACGAGCGCGAAGTGGCCGATCTTTACATGGTAAGCTCGGTTAAAGCTTACGATGATAGTGAGACACTAGCCGAGTTTGAGCTAGAGGGTGATAAATTTAAGATTATAGCAAGCAACCTTCACAAATGCCCAAGATGCTGGAAATTTAACGCTAGCAAAGAAGATGCGCTATGCCCAAGATGTGAAGAGGTCATAAGTGCTAAGTGA